From Halobacteriovorax sp. GB3, a single genomic window includes:
- a CDS encoding MFS transporter, with product MFSRAQFRGTSFLFGRTHLSLEFIFKDRRFWPLFWTQFLGAMNDNFFKNALVMLITYKSISLMGLSSASVVAMAGGVFIFPFFLFSATAGQIADRYEKATVIRYTKISEFLIMFVAALGFYFDSYQMLMFVLFCMGAQSAFFGPLKYGILPNLLKTEELVTGNAFVGGGTFLAILIGTILGGLATTIEGASVVIGIGILLVSFIGILTSKKVINVNNADESIKVDYTFIKPTIDIIKLTAKNKKVFYSVLGISWFWFLGAAILSVLPGLVKDYFYGDQSVGTLFLATFTIGMGLGSFFCNKLSFKRVEVGMVPLAALFMGIFLFDMYLVGNSWQGVTDELLSISAYLEEENSIRALIDLLLVSAFGGMFIIPQFAYIQHETPENEVSRIIAGNNIWNTIFMVVAAVLIMVMDSMGMTIPKILGIFAFVNIIFSFIIYYFVYSEEALRFLGWIIAKLMYKVEVKGRENMPQDGPYVIASNHVSFVDWILVMSVCPRPVRFVIDHTYYNAPMGPFWFDQARLIPIATRRESPEVLATAYEEMSKALDENHILGIFPEGYLTRNGKMRAFQPGLTKIIKRNPVPVIPLAIDGLWGSFFSHSGKGPLKGLPSIFKRRKVKLTIGEPMLPEQLDMKILETKIHAHLEINHEGLEEFVSE from the coding sequence GCCCTAGTTATGCTGATTACATACAAAAGTATTTCTTTAATGGGGCTCTCATCTGCATCGGTTGTTGCTATGGCCGGTGGAGTTTTTATTTTTCCATTTTTTCTCTTTTCTGCAACAGCAGGACAGATTGCAGATCGATATGAGAAAGCAACGGTCATTCGGTATACAAAGATTTCTGAATTTCTGATTATGTTTGTCGCGGCCTTAGGCTTTTATTTTGACTCCTATCAAATGCTCATGTTTGTTCTCTTTTGTATGGGAGCACAGTCGGCCTTTTTTGGACCGCTAAAATATGGAATCTTGCCCAATCTTCTTAAAACAGAGGAACTCGTTACAGGTAATGCCTTCGTTGGTGGAGGTACATTTCTTGCCATTTTGATTGGGACAATTCTTGGTGGCCTTGCAACGACAATCGAAGGGGCGTCAGTTGTTATTGGAATTGGTATTCTTCTGGTTTCTTTTATTGGGATTTTAACTTCTAAAAAAGTTATCAACGTTAATAATGCCGATGAATCGATTAAAGTTGATTACACTTTTATTAAACCAACAATTGATATTATTAAATTAACGGCAAAGAATAAGAAAGTATTCTACTCTGTTCTAGGTATTTCTTGGTTTTGGTTTCTTGGGGCCGCGATACTTTCTGTCCTTCCAGGTCTTGTTAAAGATTACTTCTACGGGGATCAAAGCGTTGGAACTCTCTTTCTAGCAACATTTACTATTGGGATGGGGCTTGGCTCTTTTTTCTGTAATAAGCTTTCCTTTAAAAGAGTTGAAGTGGGAATGGTTCCTCTGGCCGCTCTTTTTATGGGGATCTTTCTTTTTGATATGTATCTTGTAGGAAATAGCTGGCAAGGGGTCACTGATGAACTTCTCTCTATCTCTGCTTATTTAGAAGAAGAGAATTCTATTCGCGCCCTCATTGATCTTCTTCTCGTTTCGGCCTTTGGTGGAATGTTTATTATTCCTCAATTTGCTTATATTCAGCATGAAACTCCTGAAAATGAAGTTTCAAGAATCATCGCTGGAAATAATATTTGGAATACTATTTTCATGGTCGTAGCTGCAGTGCTCATTATGGTTATGGACTCTATGGGAATGACGATTCCAAAGATTCTTGGAATCTTTGCTTTTGTTAATATCATTTTCTCTTTCATCATTTACTACTTTGTTTACTCCGAAGAAGCTCTTCGTTTCTTGGGATGGATCATTGCTAAGCTCATGTATAAAGTTGAAGTGAAGGGGCGTGAGAATATGCCACAAGATGGACCTTATGTGATTGCAAGTAATCATGTGAGTTTTGTTGATTGGATTCTCGTTATGTCTGTGTGTCCACGACCTGTTCGATTTGTTATTGATCACACATATTACAATGCTCCTATGGGACCTTTTTGGTTTGATCAGGCTAGACTGATCCCAATTGCAACAAGAAGGGAGAGTCCTGAGGTTTTAGCAACGGCATATGAAGAGATGTCTAAGGCCTTAGATGAGAATCATATTTTAGGAATTTTTCCTGAGGGATATCTTACTCGTAATGGAAAAATGAGGGCCTTTCAACCAGGACTTACAAAAATTATAAAAAGAAATCCTGTACCGGTTATTCCCTTGGCCATTGATGGACTTTGGGGAAGCTTCTTTTCTCATTCAGGGAAGGGACCACTCAAGGGATTGCCTTCAATTTTTAAAAGAAGAAAAGTGAAGTTAACGATTGGTGAGCCAATGCTCCCTGAACAATTGGATATGAAAATCTTAGAAACAAAGATTCATGCTCATCTAGAAATTAATCACGAAGGACTTGAAGAATTCGTATCGGAGTAA
- a CDS encoding PPC domain-containing DNA-binding protein, producing MEFMKDGDNYAIRIDKDENVFEKLTEFALKEGLNSGHISGIGALTNVELGFYHLDKKEYERKVFDKEYELLSLEGNLTHLDGKPFFHLHACLGDENFNAFGGHVFNADVAVTLELNFRMFDELIERKMNACIGLNHMEMRRV from the coding sequence ATGGAATTTATGAAAGATGGTGATAACTACGCAATCCGCATCGACAAAGACGAAAATGTTTTTGAAAAGCTTACGGAGTTCGCCTTAAAAGAAGGGCTCAACAGTGGTCATATTAGTGGTATTGGCGCCTTAACGAACGTAGAGCTAGGATTTTATCACTTAGATAAAAAAGAGTACGAAAGAAAGGTCTTTGATAAAGAATATGAGCTTTTAAGTTTAGAGGGGAATTTAACTCACTTAGATGGTAAGCCATTCTTTCATCTTCACGCCTGCCTTGGTGATGAGAATTTTAATGCTTTTGGTGGTCACGTTTTTAATGCAGATGTTGCCGTAACATTAGAGCTTAACTTTCGCATGTTTGATGAGTTGATTGAGAGAAAGATGAATGCTTGTATCGGTCTTAATCATATGGAAATGAGAAGAGTATGA
- a CDS encoding phosphatase domain-containing protein, whose amino-acid sequence MKQKAIIVDLDGTLCDLKHRVHHVEGETKDWKSFNSKIPYDELNKWCLDLMKAMKKADHKIIIVTGRSEGTKEMTAVWLSKYQVPYDALYMRPSKDQSEDSDVKEAIYNNHIKDHYSVTFVVDDRLSVVKRWREMGLVCLQCDWGDF is encoded by the coding sequence ATGAAGCAAAAAGCAATCATTGTTGATCTCGACGGTACGCTTTGTGATTTAAAGCACAGAGTTCATCACGTTGAAGGGGAGACAAAGGATTGGAAGTCTTTTAATTCTAAAATACCTTACGACGAACTCAATAAGTGGTGTCTCGATTTAATGAAGGCCATGAAAAAGGCAGACCATAAAATAATCATCGTCACAGGTCGTAGTGAGGGAACAAAAGAAATGACGGCCGTTTGGCTTTCTAAGTATCAAGTGCCTTACGATGCTCTCTATATGAGACCTAGTAAAGATCAGAGTGAAGACTCTGATGTTAAAGAGGCCATTTACAATAATCACATAAAAGATCACTACAGCGTTACCTTTGTTGTTGATGACAGACTTTCTGTTGTTAAAAGATGGCGTGAAATGGGACTCGTTTGTTTGCAATGTGATTGGGGAGATTTTTAA
- a CDS encoding transketolase C-terminal domain-containing protein — MSLSQLTPLKVANKLALNPTSELKYASEVTDKEGNKIKVGCPMATRALVALMNQHAVIGGAACHWGGPAAFAETMSALHGIMFNSNKQWFEAFNFVNDAGHAENGIYALRANYGFDNLDFKALRGFRSIESKLTGHGEAHLNPEGVFISNGPLGSGVPQAQGLCLADKIIGNDRTTLCVLSDGGSMEGETKEAFAAIPGLAKKNKMNPFVLIISDNNTKLSGRIEEDSFDMEPTFASLSALGWEVETVENGHDLQGLYTTFENSIEKAKKDPTKPIALILKTIKGYGVEATEKSASGGHGYPLKAYDDSLVSFLDEIYKGSAPEEFKTWANEILASKPAPKESAPSSVVKEKVQPGFARATIAAAKNGLPVFSVTSDLQGSTGIAAFHKEFPTHYVDIGIAESNMVSTAVGLSKQGLIPIVDTFAQFGVTKGNLPLIMAQLSEAPVIGLFSHTGFQDAADGASHQATTYFAATSSIPHTTVVSCSCSKEAELYMEQAINQIKEKRESGKVADSVLFFFGRESHPSEYVEGLSYEWGKAQMLKEGSDVTIVANGPMVQKALDAAKELAQKGINAAVINNAFVNKPDVDLIKKSLAATNGKLITIEDHQLVGGMGAQIVHALKINDVDFKVRTLANNGKFGQSAYKADHLYDLHKLNTEGILEAYNQMK, encoded by the coding sequence ATGTCATTGAGTCAACTCACTCCCCTTAAAGTTGCTAATAAATTAGCCCTGAATCCAACTAGTGAACTTAAGTACGCTAGTGAAGTTACAGATAAAGAGGGAAATAAAATTAAAGTTGGTTGTCCTATGGCAACAAGAGCACTCGTTGCTCTGATGAATCAGCACGCTGTTATTGGTGGAGCTGCTTGTCACTGGGGTGGTCCAGCGGCCTTCGCTGAAACAATGTCGGCACTTCATGGAATTATGTTTAACTCAAATAAGCAATGGTTTGAAGCCTTCAACTTTGTTAATGACGCTGGTCACGCAGAAAATGGAATTTACGCTCTAAGAGCAAACTATGGTTTTGATAACCTCGATTTCAAAGCTCTAAGAGGTTTCCGCTCAATTGAAAGTAAATTAACAGGACACGGAGAAGCTCACCTTAACCCTGAGGGAGTTTTTATCTCTAACGGTCCACTTGGTTCTGGTGTTCCTCAAGCTCAAGGGCTTTGCCTTGCAGATAAAATCATCGGTAATGACAGAACAACTCTTTGTGTTCTCTCAGATGGTGGCTCAATGGAAGGTGAAACAAAAGAAGCTTTTGCCGCAATTCCAGGTCTAGCAAAGAAAAATAAGATGAATCCATTTGTTCTTATCATCTCTGATAACAACACAAAACTTTCAGGTAGAATCGAAGAAGATTCTTTTGATATGGAACCGACTTTCGCTTCTCTCTCTGCACTAGGATGGGAAGTTGAAACAGTTGAAAATGGTCACGATCTTCAAGGTCTTTATACAACTTTTGAAAACTCAATTGAAAAAGCGAAAAAAGACCCGACAAAACCAATAGCTCTTATTCTAAAGACAATAAAAGGTTACGGAGTTGAAGCGACAGAAAAGAGTGCTTCAGGTGGACACGGTTATCCACTAAAGGCCTATGATGATTCTCTTGTTTCTTTTCTTGATGAAATCTACAAAGGAAGCGCTCCTGAAGAATTTAAAACTTGGGCAAATGAAATTCTTGCTAGTAAGCCAGCTCCAAAAGAATCAGCTCCTTCAAGTGTAGTCAAAGAAAAAGTACAACCTGGATTTGCCCGTGCAACAATTGCCGCAGCTAAAAATGGTCTACCAGTCTTCTCTGTAACATCAGATCTTCAAGGTTCAACAGGGATTGCAGCTTTCCATAAGGAATTTCCAACTCATTATGTTGATATCGGAATTGCAGAATCAAATATGGTTTCAACGGCCGTAGGACTTTCAAAGCAAGGGCTCATTCCAATCGTTGATACATTTGCACAATTTGGTGTAACAAAAGGGAACCTTCCTTTAATTATGGCCCAACTCTCTGAAGCACCAGTAATTGGTCTTTTCTCTCACACTGGTTTTCAAGATGCAGCTGATGGTGCTTCTCACCAAGCGACGACTTATTTTGCAGCAACTTCATCGATTCCTCATACTACAGTTGTTAGTTGTTCTTGTTCAAAAGAAGCTGAACTATATATGGAACAGGCCATTAATCAGATTAAAGAAAAGAGAGAAAGCGGAAAAGTTGCCGACAGTGTTCTTTTCTTCTTTGGCCGTGAAAGTCACCCAAGCGAATATGTAGAAGGACTAAGCTATGAGTGGGGAAAAGCTCAAATGCTTAAAGAAGGAAGTGATGTAACAATCGTTGCCAATGGGCCAATGGTACAAAAGGCCCTTGATGCAGCAAAAGAACTTGCTCAAAAAGGAATTAATGCAGCCGTTATTAATAATGCCTTTGTTAATAAGCCAGATGTTGATCTTATTAAAAAGAGTCTTGCTGCTACAAATGGAAAGCTCATTACAATTGAGGATCACCAACTTGTTGGTGGTATGGGAGCGCAGATTGTTCACGCTCTTAAAATTAACGATGTTGACTTTAAAGTGCGCACACTTGCTAACAATGGTAAGTTTGGTCAGTCGGCCTACAAAGCCGATCACCTCTACGATCTTCACAAACTTAATACTGAAGGAATCTTAGAAGCCTACAATCAAATGAAATAA
- a CDS encoding HD domain-containing phosphohydrolase, with protein sequence MKSVLIVEDEVGIHDVLEFYLENLDVEISFAEDITTAKNKMGEHTFDLILSDVHLKEDGNGIDLLKDVKSINQDLPFIIMTSFISALDAKEAYRLGADEFVAKPINQDELRNKLMHLLGSESEDSYKQNEFDDDLFCEVPLKSFISGKIAPFDIYIRIRNGKYIKVSNKGDNYNYEILKKFEDKGVEFLHALKKDFQDYTLMNLKICKALQDNKKIDDSKRMNFLVHSHNIIQESVFKLNFDDRTMSYINYYAKSVLNVLSKSHSYLNLLDHLRLECPDIYNYSLLSAIYALAISEKLEWESDERKTKLFLSGLLHDVGMKMIPEEIREKNPLYLTIEEKEELNEHPKHGMEILSTLHNVPSEVILAAYQHHEDVRGSGFPLKLKGHKISPFSKIIYITNHFSRYYLQGLKQDLANANASARAYHKFMDIHENLCEKSHLEAFKKLFPGESLD encoded by the coding sequence ATGAAATCGGTATTAATTGTCGAAGACGAAGTTGGTATTCACGACGTTCTAGAATTTTATCTAGAGAATCTAGATGTGGAAATTTCTTTTGCCGAAGATATCACTACCGCCAAAAATAAAATGGGTGAACACACCTTTGATCTGATCCTCTCGGATGTACACCTCAAAGAAGATGGCAATGGAATCGATCTTTTAAAGGATGTTAAGTCCATCAATCAAGACCTTCCTTTTATCATTATGACATCTTTTATTTCCGCTCTCGATGCTAAAGAAGCCTACCGTCTTGGCGCGGATGAATTTGTCGCTAAGCCCATTAATCAAGATGAACTTCGAAATAAATTAATGCATCTTCTTGGCAGTGAATCGGAAGATAGTTACAAGCAAAATGAATTTGACGATGATCTCTTTTGTGAAGTTCCCCTTAAAAGTTTTATCTCAGGTAAAATTGCGCCCTTTGATATTTACATAAGAATAAGAAACGGCAAGTACATCAAAGTCTCTAATAAGGGTGACAATTATAATTATGAGATCTTAAAAAAGTTTGAAGATAAAGGCGTGGAGTTCCTTCACGCTCTCAAAAAGGACTTTCAAGACTACACTCTGATGAACTTAAAAATCTGCAAGGCCCTTCAAGACAATAAGAAAATTGATGATTCAAAGAGAATGAATTTTCTCGTTCACTCCCATAACATCATTCAAGAAAGTGTCTTTAAATTAAACTTTGATGATCGAACAATGAGCTATATCAACTACTACGCTAAGAGTGTGTTAAATGTCCTCTCAAAGTCTCACTCCTACTTGAACTTATTGGATCATTTAAGACTTGAGTGCCCCGACATCTACAACTACTCTCTTTTAAGTGCAATCTATGCTCTCGCCATTAGTGAAAAGCTTGAATGGGAAAGTGATGAAAGAAAAACAAAGCTCTTTCTCTCTGGTCTACTACACGATGTGGGAATGAAAATGATTCCAGAAGAGATTCGTGAAAAGAACCCACTGTATTTAACAATTGAAGAAAAAGAAGAACTCAATGAACATCCAAAACACGGAATGGAGATTCTAAGCACCCTTCACAATGTCCCCTCGGAAGTCATTCTTGCTGCCTATCAGCATCATGAAGATGTCAGGGGATCTGGCTTTCCTTTAAAACTCAAAGGCCACAAGATTTCGCCATTTAGTAAAATCATTTATATTACCAATCATTTTTCCAGATACTACCTTCAAGGGCTCAAACAAGATCTAGCGAATGCCAATGCTTCGGCGCGTGCCTATCATAAATTTATGGATATTCATGAAAATTTGTGTGAAAAGTCCCACCTAGAGGCCTTTAAAAAACTTTTTCCTGGTGAAAGTCTCGACTAA
- a CDS encoding aldehyde dehydrogenase family protein, protein MTYSHLNGAYINHQWFNQNSNTISVKNKETGELLSEVSLLEKDQLDSAIDGSVSAFKEMRNWSAGKRYDMLEVLIQKFKAKKDEFATLISLEAGKPISYAKAEVARCLSTLEFAKEETRRICGEVVPMDFAAGAGKTAFTKRVAKGVLTCVSPFNFPLNLALHKIAPALAVGSSVVLKPSPYTPLSSLMFAELLNEVGYPEGALNVVVCDNDVAQMLVEDERAKVFSFTGSPQIGWMLKSLAGKKKVILELGGNAACLIDESADLEKAAKDLAVGCYLYSGQICISTQRIFVQQSVQKKFQDLLLKEIETIQCGSLSDESVIVGPLIDRVHFDRIDSWVKEAIEKGASVLVGAKAFDEKRNIYAPTLLTNVSKDAKVYQEEVFGPVALISTFDSIEEGFDLVNDSRFGLQCGFYTNNLSHFKKAHDTLDVGAIIMNGAPGFRIDSMPYGGVKDSGLGREGLKYCIFEITEPRLVIF, encoded by the coding sequence ATGACTTATTCTCATCTCAATGGTGCCTATATAAACCATCAATGGTTCAATCAAAACTCCAATACAATTTCAGTAAAAAATAAAGAGACTGGCGAGCTTCTCAGTGAAGTCTCTCTACTTGAAAAAGACCAATTGGACTCTGCGATTGATGGCTCCGTGAGCGCATTTAAGGAAATGAGAAATTGGAGTGCTGGAAAGCGATACGATATGCTTGAAGTTCTCATTCAAAAATTTAAGGCAAAAAAAGATGAATTTGCAACACTGATTTCTCTAGAAGCTGGAAAGCCTATTAGTTACGCTAAAGCGGAAGTGGCCCGCTGTCTTTCAACACTTGAATTTGCTAAAGAAGAAACGCGAAGAATTTGTGGAGAAGTCGTTCCGATGGACTTTGCAGCTGGAGCTGGTAAAACGGCTTTTACAAAGCGCGTTGCAAAAGGCGTTCTCACTTGTGTATCACCTTTTAATTTTCCACTAAACCTTGCTCTTCATAAAATTGCACCGGCCCTTGCCGTTGGATCGAGCGTTGTTTTAAAACCTTCGCCTTATACTCCTCTTTCAAGTCTTATGTTCGCTGAGCTTTTGAATGAAGTTGGCTATCCAGAGGGGGCCCTCAATGTTGTCGTCTGTGACAATGATGTTGCCCAAATGCTTGTGGAAGATGAAAGGGCCAAGGTCTTTTCTTTTACGGGCTCTCCTCAAATTGGCTGGATGCTAAAGTCACTTGCTGGGAAGAAGAAAGTTATTTTAGAGCTTGGAGGAAATGCTGCTTGTCTCATTGATGAGAGTGCCGATCTTGAAAAAGCTGCAAAAGATTTAGCCGTTGGTTGCTATCTCTATAGTGGTCAAATTTGTATCTCCACACAAAGAATTTTCGTCCAGCAAAGTGTTCAAAAGAAATTTCAGGATCTCTTATTAAAAGAAATTGAAACGATTCAATGTGGTTCTTTAAGTGATGAGTCAGTGATTGTTGGACCATTAATTGATCGTGTTCACTTTGATCGCATTGACTCATGGGTGAAAGAGGCCATTGAAAAGGGAGCGAGTGTTCTTGTTGGAGCAAAGGCCTTTGATGAGAAAAGAAACATTTATGCTCCAACACTTCTTACAAATGTTTCAAAAGATGCAAAAGTTTATCAAGAAGAAGTCTTTGGTCCTGTGGCACTCATTTCTACGTTTGATTCTATTGAAGAAGGATTCGATCTGGTTAACGATTCCCGCTTTGGACTTCAATGTGGTTTCTATACAAATAATCTCTCACATTTTAAAAAGGCGCACGACACATTAGATGTTGGGGCCATTATCATGAACGGAGCTCCTGGATTTCGAATTGACTCGATGCCATACGGTGGAGTCAAAGACTCTGGACTAGGAAGAGAGGGACTTAAGTACTGTATTTTCGAAATTACTGAGCCGCGCCTCGTTATTTTCTAG